From the Heliangelus exortis chromosome 25, bHelExo1.hap1, whole genome shotgun sequence genome, one window contains:
- the GNAT2 gene encoding guanine nucleotide-binding protein G(t) subunit alpha-2, with protein sequence MGSGASAEDKEMAKRSKELEKKLQEDADKEAKTVKLLLLGAGESGKSTIVKQMKIIHQDGYTPEECMEFKAIIYGNILQSILAIIRAMSTLGIDYAESSHADDGRQLFNLADSIEEGTMPPELVDCIKKLWKDGGVQACFERAAEYQLNDSAAYYLNQLDRITAPGYLPNEQDVLRSRVKTTGIIETKFSVKDLNFRMFDVGGQRSERKKWIHCFEGVTCIIFCGALSAYDMVLVEDDEVNRMHESLHLFNSICNHKFFAATSIILFLNKKDLFEEKIKKVHLSICFPEYDGPNTFEDAGNYIKTQFLDLNMRKDVKEIYSHMTCATDTQNVKFVFDAVTDVIIKENLKDCGLF encoded by the exons ATGGGGAGCGGGGCCAGCGCCGAGGACAAGGAGATGGCCAAGAGATccaaggagctggagaagaagcTCCAAGAGGATGCGGATAAAGAAGCTAAAACGGTCAAATTGCTTCTGCTTG GGGCTGGAGAGTCAGGCAAGAGCACCATCGTGAAGCAGATGAA gATCATCCACCAGGATGGTTACACCCCCGAGGAGTGCATGGAGTTCAAGGCCATCATCTATGGCAACATCCTCCAGTCCATCCTGGCCATCATCCGGGCCATGTCCACCCTGGGCATCGACTACGCCGAATCCTCCCACGCG GACGATGGGCGGCAGCTCTTCAACCTGGCTGACTCCATCGAGGAGGGGACGATGCCCCCCGAGCTGGTGGATTGCATCAAGAAGCTGTGGAAGGACGGGGGGGTCCAGGCTTGCTTTGAGAGAGCTGCTGAGTACCAGCTCAACGACTCAGCTGCGTA CTACCTGAACCAGCTGGACAGGATCACAGCCCCCGGCTACCTCCCCAATGAGCAGGATGTGCTGAGGTCCCGAGTGAAGACCACGGGGATCATTGAGACCAAGTTCTCTGTCAAAGACCTGAACTTCAG gaTGTTCGACGTGGGGGGGCAGAGATCAGAGCGCAAGAAGTGGATCCACTGCTTCGAGGGGGTGACCTGCATCATCTTCTGTGGGGCACTGAGTGCCTATGACATGGTGCTGGTGGAGGATGATGAAGTG AACCGGATGCACGAGTCCCTGCACCTCTTCAACAGTATATGCAACCACAAGTTCTTTGCTGCCACCTCCATCATCCTCTTCCTCAACAAGAAGGACCTTTTTGAGGAAAAGATCAAGAAAGTCCATCTCAGCATTTGCTTCCCAGAATACGATG gtcCCAACACATTTGAAGATGCAGGGAATTACATCAAGACCCAGTTTCTTGATCTCAACATGAGGAAGGACGTGAAGGAGATTTACAGCCACATGACCTGTGCCACAGACACCCAGAATGTCAAATTCGTCTTCGACGCCGTCACGGATGTCATCATCAAAGAGAACCTCAAGGACTGTGGCCTCTTCTGA